In one window of Methanoculleus chikugoensis DNA:
- a CDS encoding PHP-associated domain-containing protein, translating to MLYYKDIVFLKPLPEEIRRLGLLPADLHFHTRHSDSPTRVRDALKLAARRGIGLAITDHNQVSGVAEAERQGIRVPLIPGIEVSANDGPHILLYFYSVSDLLDFYRCHVEKNRRNGPYTAIHLDTSEILDRREGYACIAAEAHPCGYAFLNRGVQRCVASRCIGEEIFSRLDGLEVICGGMARSHNLKAAGLAVAHGLGRTGGTDGHLLYELGGVVTCAEADTVEEFLDAIRAKKTAVIGRERPLFEKAVMGTAVLPHHLPYTVPILQARWEQDLPRIRKFVAGRLNR from the coding sequence ATGCTGTACTATAAAGACATCGTTTTCCTGAAACCCCTGCCTGAAGAGATCCGGCGTCTCGGGCTGCTCCCGGCGGACCTTCACTTCCATACCCGGCACTCCGACTCCCCCACCCGCGTGCGCGATGCATTGAAACTCGCGGCACGGCGGGGGATCGGGCTTGCGATCACCGACCACAACCAGGTCAGCGGCGTGGCCGAGGCGGAGCGGCAGGGGATCCGGGTCCCCCTCATCCCCGGAATCGAGGTCAGCGCCAACGACGGCCCGCACATCCTGCTCTACTTCTACTCGGTATCCGACCTCCTGGACTTCTACCGGTGCCACGTTGAGAAGAACCGGAGAAACGGCCCGTACACCGCGATACATCTCGATACCTCCGAGATCCTCGACCGCCGGGAAGGCTACGCCTGCATCGCCGCCGAGGCGCATCCCTGCGGCTACGCCTTCCTGAACCGGGGCGTCCAGCGCTGCGTCGCCAGCAGGTGCATCGGCGAAGAGATCTTCTCCCGCCTGGACGGGCTCGAAGTGATCTGCGGCGGGATGGCCCGGAGCCATAACCTGAAGGCGGCCGGGCTCGCCGTCGCCCACGGTCTCGGGCGGACCGGCGGAACCGACGGCCACCTCCTCTACGAGCTCGGGGGGGTCGTCACCTGCGCCGAGGCCGATACCGTCGAAGAGTTCCTGGACGCCATCCGGGCGAAAAAGACCGCCGTCATCGGGCGCGAGCGGCCGCTCTTCGAGAAGGCGGTGATGGGGACCGCGGTCCTCCCGCACCACCTCCCCTACACCGTCCCCATCCTCCAGGCCCGCTGGGAGCAGGACCTCCCCCGGATCAGGAAGTTTGTTGCGGGCCGGCTGAACCGGTGA
- a CDS encoding DUF1269 domain-containing protein: MSDLIAIAYDGEETAFRVRDRLVNLTKEHIIELEDLVVVVHHQDGKTEIKQATNLAGMGALSGAFWGLLIGLIFFAPIFGLAIGAIAGALAGRFSDYGIDDRFIKEVAESVGPGNSAVFVLVKKMTPDKVVDAIKEYGGRVIRTSLSEKEEANLRDAFGTGMPARAEVPPPSP; this comes from the coding sequence ATGAGTGACCTGATAGCCATCGCCTACGACGGCGAGGAAACCGCGTTCCGTGTCAGAGACCGGCTTGTCAACCTGACAAAGGAGCACATCATCGAACTGGAGGACCTGGTGGTTGTCGTCCACCACCAGGACGGCAAGACCGAGATCAAGCAGGCTACGAACCTTGCCGGTATGGGAGCACTCTCGGGGGCTTTCTGGGGGCTGCTCATCGGTCTGATCTTCTTCGCCCCGATCTTCGGGCTTGCCATAGGCGCGATCGCCGGCGCACTCGCCGGACGCTTCTCCGACTACGGCATCGACGACAGGTTCATCAAAGAGGTCGCCGAGAGCGTCGGGCCGGGCAACTCCGCGGTCTTCGTGCTCGTCAAGAAGATGACGCCGGACAAGGTGGTCGACGCCATCAAGGAGTATGGCGGACGCGTCATCCGGACGTCGCTCTCGGAGAAGGAGGAGGCAAACCTCCGCGACGCCTTCGGCACCGGCATGCCGGCAAGGGCGGAAGTCCCGCCGCCCTCCCCATAA
- a CDS encoding Holliday junction resolvase-like protein: MIEWAVILLLFLALLVLFYKYSRIQGQVERKARELFESWRRGEREDIETWKEQELRRLSDEKAKILFEKWRLDEEGNIRTDAVRRSQSVTRGKVTECLIPYFPDFPYNPKDARFLGTPVDLIVFDGLSDADEVEKVVFVEIKTGKAANLSKRERAVRECIKAGRVQYSTIHQSFDEDANRLRDMGMN; encoded by the coding sequence ATGATCGAATGGGCCGTCATCCTTTTACTGTTTCTTGCGCTCTTAGTTCTATTTTATAAGTACTCCAGGATTCAGGGTCAGGTCGAGCGGAAAGCACGGGAGTTATTCGAATCCTGGCGCCGGGGGGAACGGGAGGATATCGAGACCTGGAAAGAGCAGGAACTCAGGCGGCTCTCGGATGAGAAGGCAAAGATCCTCTTTGAGAAGTGGAGACTTGACGAAGAGGGGAATATCCGCACCGATGCGGTCAGGCGCAGCCAGTCAGTGACCCGGGGGAAGGTCACGGAGTGCCTCATCCCGTACTTCCCGGACTTCCCCTACAATCCGAAGGATGCACGGTTCTTAGGAACCCCGGTCGATCTCATCGTCTTCGACGGATTGTCCGACGCCGATGAGGTGGAGAAGGTGGTGTTCGTCGAGATAAAGACGGGTAAAGCCGCCAACCTGAGTAAACGGGAGCGTGCCGTCAGGGAGTGCATCAAAGCCGGGCGGGTGCAGTATTCCACCATCCACCAGTCGTTTGACGAAGACGCTAACCGGTTGCGCGATATGGGGATGAACTAG
- a CDS encoding DUF134 domain-containing protein: MNEREPGRRGRGRPRVRRRIGNQEAFRCFGPLCGGPEEFVVVLPEEVEALRLVDLQGLEQEEAAAALGVSRKTLWRDLHEARAKVADALVHGKTIRIVGCDREREEGCPEDEDAHAGPSSR; encoded by the coding sequence ATGAACGAGAGAGAGCCCGGCCGCCGCGGGCGGGGGCGCCCCCGGGTCCGCCGGAGGATCGGAAACCAGGAGGCGTTCCGGTGTTTCGGCCCGCTCTGCGGGGGGCCCGAAGAGTTCGTCGTCGTCCTCCCCGAGGAGGTGGAGGCGCTGCGGCTCGTCGACCTCCAGGGGCTTGAGCAGGAAGAGGCCGCCGCCGCTCTCGGCGTCTCCCGAAAGACCCTCTGGCGCGACCTCCACGAGGCGCGGGCGAAGGTCGCCGATGCCCTGGTGCACGGGAAGACGATCCGGATCGTCGGGTGCGACCGCGAGCGGGAGGAGGGGTGCCCGGAGGACGAGGACGCCCACGCCGGCCCCTCATCCAGATGA
- a CDS encoding DUF86 domain-containing protein has translation MEFIETNFSNRAFEEIVGDDMMQRSLIRSLEVIGEASKNISSVSGSGIPAFPGVAWQGCVTN, from the coding sequence ATGGAGTTCATCGAGACCAATTTCTCCAACCGGGCCTTCGAGGAGATCGTTGGGGACGATATGATGCAGCGATCACTTATCCGGAGCCTCGAGGTCATCGGAGAGGCCTCGAAGAACATCTCATCCGTGTCAGGGAGCGGCATCCCGGCGTTCCCTGGAGTGGCATGGCAAGGATGCGTGACCAATTGA
- a CDS encoding M23 family metallopeptidase, producing MSAIRQILILVVVTAGILAAGCTQSITEPQPAPAAPPVNMTVPFAPIPVSSQDGVNLAYELELSPAGNETPVPEKVEVIDPATGDVLWSLDGELLAKLYHPAASPPPTAAELENGTGKLPFPRISLWFKVAPDAVPDRLVHRLTLNLTGSGLAPVTLTGGNVTVGKDLAPVVIGSPVRGPGWTAIETTAPVTHHFLTQITMNGVTRVPQRYAQDWIYLDPATGQAAAGNVTLAKNFLGYGREIYSVANGTVVGVMDGLPDHESIYSAPPATVATAAGNYVIVDIGNQKFACYAHMVPGSIRVGIGDSITEGQVLGLMGNSGNSDLPHLHFQVVTGTPSFLGAEGYPHVYRSFDVIGGVDQALAEERTSGPDYPVTRLWSEFGDYVTFSVQPVPQQNNLTENWAVVRFP from the coding sequence ATGTCGGCCATTCGCCAGATCCTCATCCTCGTCGTCGTAACGGCAGGGATCCTCGCCGCCGGATGTACGCAATCCATAACGGAACCGCAACCGGCGCCCGCGGCTCCGCCGGTGAATATGACCGTTCCGTTTGCGCCCATCCCGGTCTCCAGCCAGGACGGCGTCAACCTTGCCTACGAACTTGAGCTCTCCCCGGCGGGAAACGAGACGCCCGTACCGGAAAAGGTCGAAGTCATCGATCCTGCCACAGGAGACGTACTCTGGTCGCTTGATGGGGAGCTGCTGGCCAAACTCTATCACCCGGCCGCAAGCCCGCCGCCGACCGCGGCGGAACTCGAGAACGGCACCGGTAAACTGCCTTTCCCGCGAATTTCCCTCTGGTTCAAGGTTGCTCCGGACGCCGTACCCGACCGGCTCGTCCACCGGCTCACCCTGAACCTGACCGGGAGCGGGCTCGCGCCGGTTACGCTCACCGGCGGCAACGTCACGGTGGGTAAGGATCTTGCGCCGGTGGTTATCGGTTCGCCGGTGCGCGGCCCGGGCTGGACGGCGATCGAGACCACGGCTCCCGTGACCCATCACTTCCTTACTCAGATCACGATGAACGGGGTGACCCGCGTTCCCCAGCGCTACGCACAGGACTGGATATACCTGGACCCGGCCACCGGGCAGGCGGCCGCCGGGAACGTGACCCTGGCAAAGAACTTCCTCGGATACGGCAGGGAGATCTACTCGGTCGCCAACGGGACGGTGGTGGGCGTCATGGACGGCCTTCCGGACCATGAGAGCATCTATTCCGCCCCGCCGGCGACTGTTGCAACCGCAGCCGGCAACTACGTCATCGTCGATATCGGGAACCAAAAATTCGCCTGCTACGCCCACATGGTCCCCGGCTCGATCCGGGTCGGGATTGGCGACAGCATCACGGAAGGGCAGGTCCTCGGCCTGATGGGCAACAGCGGGAACTCCGATCTCCCGCATCTCCACTTTCAGGTCGTGACGGGTACCCCCTCCTTCCTCGGGGCCGAGGGCTATCCCCACGTGTACCGGTCGTTCGACGTGATCGGCGGGGTCGACCAGGCCCTTGCAGAAGAGAGAACATCCGGGCCCGATTACCCGGTAACCCGGTTATGGTCGGAATTCGGGGATTACGTCACGTTCTCCGTGCAGCCGGTGCCCCAGCAGAACAACCTCACGGAGAACTGGGCTGTTGTCCGGTTTCCCTGA
- a CDS encoding ATP cone domain-containing protein, producing the protein MAAQQMESLSWQETMVRKSNNQEEQFNPDKIRRSVQNAGASQQLADEITRQIQGSTHSGMTTSEIDSSVQETLRQKDMNAYNNWMQWKEQHQSSR; encoded by the coding sequence ATGGCGGCACAGCAGATGGAGTCCCTGTCCTGGCAGGAGACGATGGTCCGGAAGTCGAACAACCAGGAGGAGCAGTTCAACCCCGACAAGATCAGGAGGTCGGTGCAGAACGCCGGAGCAAGCCAGCAACTGGCGGACGAGATCACCCGGCAGATCCAGGGGAGCACGCACAGCGGGATGACGACCTCCGAGATCGACAGCAGCGTCCAGGAGACCCTCAGGCAGAAGGATATGAACGCCTACAACAACTGGATGCAATGGAAAGAGCAGCACCAGAGTTCACGGTAA
- a CDS encoding STAS/SEC14 domain-containing protein, producing the protein MLEGMATGAGNVVGFRFDGEMAANDYTGTLIPALEAAERSHPVLRILFHIVNFHGWKPHGYWERLKDRPGMEKVDRIAIVGGEKWEEWMNYLPGLFTGFTGIDVRYFTEGHLDTAIGWLREPIPVVPERI; encoded by the coding sequence ATGCTCGAGGGGATGGCAACCGGTGCGGGAAACGTCGTCGGATTCCGGTTCGACGGCGAGATGGCGGCAAACGATTACACCGGGACGCTGATCCCGGCGCTTGAGGCGGCGGAGAGGAGCCACCCGGTTCTCCGGATACTCTTTCATATCGTGAACTTCCACGGCTGGAAACCGCACGGCTACTGGGAGAGGCTCAAGGACCGGCCGGGGATGGAGAAGGTCGACCGGATCGCGATCGTCGGCGGGGAAAAGTGGGAAGAGTGGATGAACTACCTGCCGGGTCTCTTCACGGGCTTTACGGGTATCGACGTGCGTTATTTCACCGAAGGCCACCTGGACACCGCTATCGGCTGGCTGCGGGAGCCGATACCGGTTGTTCCGGAGAGGATATAG
- the cls gene encoding cardiolipin synthase has translation MVIVRQARIYPCGEIDGNALLRLGVSRVELLLLIGVVLALNVVFAVTIVFFERRNPTATTAWLVVLFLLPPVGFALYLFFGQNYTRQRMFVVKEHEDRCFLQETFEEQHRALAGNHHRFATPAAEEFRDAIFLLLRNNRAYLTEGNRVDVYTRGEDIFDALFAAIRMARHNIHLEYFVINNDELGRAVVRALTEKAREGVEVRLLFDAMGSRAGGGSRKAFSELEDAGGQIAVFFPSVYRINYRNHRKIAVIDGEVGFIGGYNIGNEYLGKGPLGRWRDTTVRITGEAVRMLQLRFFLDWHYVTGEYPGLETCSFTEEDAPGTTPIQIVSGGPDTRWSPIKEGYLKLINSARESISIQTPYFIPDESVTDALRLAVLSGVDVRIMIPCKPDHPFVYWATLSFIGDLLDAGVRAYTYDDGFLHAKTIVVDGKAGSVGSANWDVRSFRLNFEANAFFYDAAVGAELVRAFEEDLAVSTEITPEDYRTRSRGIRVKESISRLFSPLG, from the coding sequence GTGGTGATCGTCCGGCAGGCACGTATATACCCCTGCGGGGAGATAGACGGGAACGCCCTGCTCCGGCTGGGGGTCTCTCGAGTGGAACTGCTGCTCTTGATAGGGGTCGTCCTGGCGCTCAACGTCGTGTTTGCCGTCACGATCGTCTTCTTCGAGCGGAGAAACCCGACGGCGACGACGGCCTGGCTGGTCGTTCTCTTCCTGCTCCCTCCTGTCGGGTTCGCCCTCTACCTGTTCTTCGGGCAGAACTATACCCGGCAGAGGATGTTCGTCGTCAAGGAGCACGAAGACCGCTGTTTTCTCCAGGAGACTTTCGAGGAGCAGCATCGGGCGCTCGCCGGCAACCATCACCGGTTCGCCACCCCGGCGGCGGAAGAGTTCCGCGACGCAATCTTCCTCCTCCTCCGGAACAACCGGGCCTACCTGACCGAGGGGAACCGGGTCGACGTCTACACCCGGGGCGAGGATATCTTCGACGCGCTCTTTGCTGCGATCCGCATGGCACGCCATAACATCCACCTGGAGTACTTCGTCATCAATAACGATGAACTCGGGCGGGCGGTCGTCCGCGCCCTTACCGAGAAGGCCCGGGAGGGCGTCGAGGTCCGGCTCCTCTTCGATGCGATGGGCTCCCGGGCCGGGGGCGGATCGCGGAAGGCGTTCTCCGAACTGGAGGATGCGGGCGGGCAGATCGCTGTCTTCTTCCCCTCGGTCTACCGGATAAACTACCGCAACCACCGCAAAATCGCCGTCATCGACGGGGAGGTCGGGTTCATCGGCGGGTACAACATCGGAAACGAGTATCTCGGGAAGGGACCGCTCGGCCGCTGGCGCGATACCACCGTTCGGATCACGGGAGAAGCCGTCCGGATGCTCCAGCTCCGGTTCTTCCTCGACTGGCACTACGTGACCGGCGAGTACCCGGGCCTTGAGACCTGCTCCTTCACCGAGGAGGACGCTCCCGGCACAACCCCCATCCAGATCGTCTCCGGCGGCCCGGATACCCGGTGGAGCCCGATAAAGGAGGGGTACCTCAAACTGATCAACTCCGCCCGGGAGTCGATCTCCATCCAGACGCCCTACTTCATACCGGATGAGAGCGTCACCGACGCCCTGCGGCTCGCGGTGCTCTCCGGGGTCGACGTCCGGATCATGATCCCCTGCAAGCCCGACCACCCGTTCGTCTACTGGGCGACGCTCTCGTTCATCGGCGACCTGCTGGATGCGGGGGTGCGGGCCTACACTTACGACGACGGGTTCCTCCACGCAAAGACGATCGTCGTCGACGGTAAGGCGGGTTCGGTCGGGAGCGCGAACTGGGACGTCCGGAGTTTCCGGCTGAACTTCGAGGCGAACGCGTTCTTCTACGACGCGGCCGTCGGTGCCGAACTCGTGCGGGCGTTTGAGGAGGATCTCGCGGTCTCGACCGAGATCACGCCGGAGGATTACCGAACACGGTCTCGGGGGATCCGGGTGAAGGAGTCGATCTCCCGCCTCTTCTCGCCGCTCGGGTGA
- a CDS encoding AI-2E family transporter has translation MNIAGNLPPPARIAIVGAAVVIVLAGIREATPILGPLLVAVFFAMITAPAMVWLTRRGVPPLLAAATVVVGLIGIFAGMIAFLGAAFTGFIRTLPQYQASLEARAAVLADYGIDIGRFTIWDYIDQGFVLQQATGIAREIGSIAVDAFLVFVGIGFLLLEGPRLAAVLARYLGAESAPYRHLSQSGKILIDYVVVRTKVNLITGAGTGLFLAVLGVDFAVLWGFIAFVLSYVPYIGLVVAAIPPTLLALIEFGPAGAVAVIAAVALIDAAAENLFLPRMAGRDLNLSPFVVLFSVVFWGFILGAVGIFLAIPLTIAVKLFLESWKETRWIGEMMGSGERQE, from the coding sequence GTGAACATAGCCGGGAACCTCCCTCCGCCCGCCCGTATCGCGATCGTCGGGGCCGCGGTCGTCATCGTGCTCGCGGGGATACGGGAGGCGACCCCCATCCTCGGCCCGCTCCTCGTCGCCGTCTTCTTCGCCATGATCACCGCCCCCGCCATGGTGTGGCTGACCCGGCGGGGAGTGCCCCCGCTCCTCGCCGCCGCAACGGTGGTCGTGGGGCTCATCGGGATCTTCGCCGGAATGATCGCCTTCCTCGGTGCGGCCTTTACCGGGTTCATCCGAACCCTTCCGCAGTACCAGGCGAGTCTGGAGGCCCGGGCAGCCGTCCTCGCCGACTATGGCATCGATATCGGCAGGTTCACGATATGGGACTACATCGACCAGGGGTTCGTCCTCCAGCAGGCGACCGGGATTGCCCGCGAGATCGGGAGCATCGCCGTCGACGCCTTCCTCGTCTTCGTCGGGATCGGATTCCTTCTCCTGGAAGGGCCCCGCCTTGCGGCCGTTCTCGCGCGCTACCTGGGAGCGGAGAGCGCCCCCTACCGGCACCTGTCGCAGTCGGGTAAGATCCTCATCGACTACGTGGTGGTCAGGACAAAGGTGAACCTGATCACCGGCGCCGGAACCGGGCTCTTCCTCGCCGTCCTCGGGGTCGACTTCGCGGTGCTCTGGGGGTTCATCGCCTTCGTCCTGAGTTACGTCCCCTACATCGGCCTCGTCGTGGCCGCGATCCCGCCCACCCTCCTCGCGCTCATCGAGTTCGGGCCGGCGGGTGCCGTTGCCGTCATCGCCGCCGTCGCCCTCATCGACGCCGCCGCAGAGAACCTCTTCCTCCCCCGGATGGCCGGGCGGGATCTCAACCTCTCGCCGTTCGTCGTCCTCTTCTCCGTCGTCTTCTGGGGATTCATCCTCGGTGCGGTCGGGATATTCCTCGCCATACCGCTGACGATCGCGGTGAAACTCTTCCTCGAGAGCTGGAAAGAGACCCGGTGGATCGGGGAGATGATGGGCAGCGGAGAGCGGCAGGAGTAG
- a CDS encoding nucleotidyltransferase family protein, whose translation MATAPKPMKKTPSVARLEEMLPVLRERFGVVKIGAFGSTARGEERLDSDVDILVELSPDRLTFRNFTALADFLEELYGRKVDLVTVGGLDPLIQQDVENEVVWCEA comes from the coding sequence GTGGCCACCGCACCGAAACCGATGAAGAAGACGCCGTCCGTCGCCAGGCTTGAGGAGATGCTGCCGGTACTCCGGGAGCGGTTCGGTGTGGTAAAGATCGGGGCCTTCGGGTCTACTGCCCGCGGCGAGGAGCGGCTTGACAGCGATGTGGATATCCTGGTCGAACTCTCGCCGGACCGCCTCACATTCCGGAACTTCACGGCACTCGCCGACTTCCTGGAGGAGTTGTACGGGCGGAAGGTCGATCTCGTCACCGTCGGAGGACTGGATCCACTCATCCAGCAGGACGTCGAGAATGAGGTGGTCTGGTGTGAAGCGTGA
- a CDS encoding phosphomannomutase/phosphoglucomutase encodes MAGIFRAYDIRGRYPDELDEATAQRIGNAFVALLAAERIVVGRDMRLSSASLSRAFTRGAVAAGAEVADAGEVSTPLLNYAVAAGGFDGGAMVTASHLPGDMNGLKLDRENAIPLSGDRDLPLLETRVGEESVARAGGSCRRIDMLGDYIGKVAGFVRAPKRLTVVVDAGNGMVGPEIPRLFERVPAWRLVPMYTEPDGRFPHHHANPLDPETTRELQERVVTEGADMGVAFDGDGDRCGFIDERGERVREDLVTGLIAEYLLEENPGATILYDLRSSRAVREAIERAGGRGVRSRVGHAFIKAAMREEDALFAGELSGHYYYRDMGFTDNGLLTLVMVANILAASGRTLSELVKPLDRYPSTGEINLSVSDPAAVFAVLAARYRDAELDRLDGLTATYPDWWFNIRRSHTEPVVRLNIEADTRSLLDEKEREVLAAIREAEGA; translated from the coding sequence ATGGCCGGGATCTTCCGGGCCTACGATATCCGGGGGCGCTACCCGGACGAACTCGACGAGGCGACGGCACAGCGGATCGGGAACGCCTTCGTCGCGCTTCTTGCGGCGGAGCGGATCGTCGTCGGGCGGGACATGCGCCTTTCGTCGGCATCGCTCTCCCGGGCGTTCACTCGTGGGGCGGTCGCGGCCGGGGCGGAGGTCGCCGATGCCGGCGAGGTGAGCACGCCGCTCCTCAACTACGCCGTTGCAGCCGGGGGGTTCGACGGCGGGGCGATGGTGACGGCCTCCCATCTCCCCGGGGATATGAACGGGCTCAAACTGGACCGGGAGAACGCCATCCCACTCTCCGGGGACCGGGACCTCCCTCTCCTGGAGACACGGGTCGGGGAGGAGTCAGTCGCCCGCGCCGGCGGGTCCTGCCGCCGGATCGATATGCTCGGCGACTATATCGGGAAGGTGGCCGGGTTCGTCCGGGCGCCGAAACGCCTCACGGTCGTCGTGGATGCAGGCAACGGCATGGTGGGGCCGGAGATTCCCCGGCTCTTTGAGCGGGTCCCGGCATGGCGGCTTGTCCCGATGTATACCGAGCCCGACGGCCGGTTCCCCCACCACCACGCAAACCCGCTCGATCCGGAGACCACCCGGGAACTGCAGGAACGGGTCGTGACCGAGGGCGCGGATATGGGGGTGGCATTCGACGGCGACGGCGACCGGTGCGGGTTCATCGACGAGCGGGGCGAGCGCGTCCGGGAAGATCTGGTGACCGGGCTTATCGCGGAGTACCTGCTCGAAGAGAACCCGGGGGCGACGATTCTCTACGACCTGCGGTCGAGCCGGGCGGTCCGCGAGGCGATCGAGCGGGCCGGGGGCCGGGGCGTGCGCTCAAGGGTCGGCCACGCCTTCATCAAGGCCGCGATGCGCGAGGAGGACGCTCTCTTTGCCGGGGAACTCTCCGGGCACTACTACTACCGGGATATGGGGTTCACCGACAACGGCCTTCTCACGCTGGTCATGGTTGCAAACATCCTTGCCGCAAGCGGCCGGACGCTCTCTGAGCTCGTCAAACCCCTTGACCGTTACCCCTCGACGGGGGAGATCAACCTGTCGGTGAGCGATCCCGCGGCGGTGTTCGCGGTGCTTGCGGCACGCTACCGCGACGCGGAGCTTGACAGGCTCGACGGGCTGACGGCGACCTATCCCGACTGGTGGTTCAACATCCGCCGCTCCCACACCGAGCCGGTGGTGCGGCTGAACATCGAGGCGGATACGCGGAGCCTCCTTGATGAGAAGGAGCGGGAGGTGCTCGCGGCGATCCGGGAGGCCGAGGGTGCGTAA
- a CDS encoding SulP family inorganic anion transporter, producing MPAGEKDWGKSLRADIIAGTTTALVGIPQAMGFALVAGISPIYGLYTAAFSTAIGSLLTGSTYLKVMLSNVLAVSIFSVLAPVPETDVPATLFVLTILVGAFQLGFGLLRAGSLTRFISNAVLTGFVTGAALLIVLGQLGNLTGYELPRDAIQILAMLDLIRHAGDIQPEALAVGLLTIALVLGFRRVPHLRSVALLLPIVIATLLVPAVFPGVALVGDISTIPAGLPAPVIPDLALIPGLLVPALALAIIGLVMAVGVTEAIPEPDGTIADVNRDFTGQGVTNILASFLQCAPASGSLSATALNVAAGAETRAANLISGALVGVVVVLAGPLAEQIPLPALAGILILIGIELIYQPHEIVCIWKYSRPGRWAMLATFISTQVLPLQYSIYVGVLLSLAIYLVTSTREASVVRLVPVGGGMFREEPAPGRLVDDTLTVLSISGSVYFATLRAIERSLPSPEGAEGAVVILALRGRVEAGTGLFRMLERYARRVTAGGNRLILAEVDPRFLAGLVETGAAAEIGRDNIFFATPVVWESLMEAIRAAEAGA from the coding sequence ATGCCCGCGGGTGAGAAGGACTGGGGGAAGAGCCTCCGCGCCGACATCATCGCCGGGACGACCACCGCCCTCGTCGGCATCCCGCAGGCGATGGGGTTCGCCCTCGTCGCCGGGATCAGCCCGATCTACGGCCTCTACACCGCCGCGTTCTCGACGGCGATCGGGTCGCTCCTCACCGGCTCCACCTACCTCAAGGTGATGCTCTCAAACGTCCTCGCGGTCTCGATCTTCTCGGTCCTCGCCCCGGTCCCCGAGACCGACGTCCCGGCCACCCTCTTTGTGCTGACCATCCTCGTCGGGGCCTTCCAGCTCGGGTTCGGGCTTCTCCGGGCAGGCAGCCTGACCCGGTTCATCTCCAACGCCGTTCTCACCGGATTCGTCACGGGAGCGGCGCTCCTTATCGTCCTCGGCCAGCTCGGCAACCTCACCGGCTACGAACTCCCAAGGGACGCAATCCAGATCCTCGCCATGCTCGACCTCATCCGCCACGCAGGCGATATCCAGCCCGAGGCACTCGCCGTCGGGCTCCTCACCATCGCCCTCGTCCTCGGCTTCCGGCGGGTACCGCACCTCCGTTCCGTCGCCCTCCTCCTCCCGATCGTCATCGCAACCCTCCTCGTTCCGGCCGTATTCCCGGGCGTCGCGCTCGTCGGCGACATCAGCACCATCCCTGCCGGGCTCCCGGCCCCGGTCATCCCCGATCTCGCCCTCATTCCCGGCCTCCTCGTCCCGGCGCTCGCCCTCGCCATCATCGGGCTCGTGATGGCCGTCGGGGTCACCGAGGCGATCCCCGAGCCCGACGGCACCATCGCCGACGTGAACCGGGACTTCACCGGGCAGGGGGTGACGAACATCCTCGCGAGCTTCCTCCAGTGCGCACCGGCAAGCGGGTCGCTCTCGGCGACGGCGCTCAACGTCGCCGCAGGGGCAGAGACGCGGGCGGCAAACCTCATCTCGGGCGCCCTCGTCGGGGTGGTCGTCGTCCTCGCGGGACCGCTTGCCGAACAGATCCCGCTCCCGGCCCTCGCCGGCATCCTGATCCTCATCGGGATAGAGCTCATCTACCAGCCCCACGAGATCGTCTGCATCTGGAAGTATTCCCGTCCCGGGCGCTGGGCGATGCTCGCCACTTTCATCTCCACCCAGGTTCTCCCGCTCCAGTACAGCATCTACGTCGGCGTCCTCCTCTCGCTTGCGATCTACCTCGTCACCTCCACCCGGGAGGCCTCCGTCGTCCGCCTCGTCCCGGTCGGAGGAGGCATGTTCCGGGAAGAACCGGCGCCCGGACGGCTTGTGGACGACACCCTCACCGTGCTCTCGATCTCCGGGAGCGTCTACTTCGCAACCCTCAGGGCGATCGAGCGGTCGCTCCCGTCCCCCGAGGGAGCAGAGGGCGCCGTCGTGATCCTCGCTCTCCGGGGAAGGGTCGAGGCCGGAACCGGGCTTTTCCGGATGCTGGAGCGCTACGCCCGGCGAGTCACGGCCGGGGGGAACCGGCTCATCCTCGCCGAGGTCGATCCACGGTTCCTTGCAGGGCTTGTAGAGACCGGAGCGGCGGCGGAGATCGGCCGCGACAATATATTCTTCGCAACACCGGTCGTCTGGGAGTCGCTCATGGAGGCGATCCGGGCGGCGGAGGCCGGAGCGTGA